The segment CGGCAGCGGTGGCGCAGAGGTCCCGGCGGTGGCGGCCGAGGACCCGCGGGCAGAGGTGCTCGACGGCGAGGCGGCGACCGTGTCGGCCGCGCTCGCGGCGCTGGACGGGGTCGCGCTGGCGCACGTCGCCGCCCACGGTCACTTCCGCGAGGACAGCCCGCTCTTCTCCTCGCTCACCCTCGCCGACGGGCCCCTGCTCGTGCACGACCTCCAGGGCTTGGGGCGCCCGCCCCACCGGGTCGTGCTGTCGGCCTGCGAGTCGGGCGTCATGCAGCCGGTCGGCGACCAGGAGCTCCTCGGCCTGGCGGCCGCGCTACTGTCCATGGGCACCGCCGGGGTGGTCTCGAGCCTCGCCGAGGTCGACGACGCCGCGACCGTCGACGTGATGGTCGCCCTCCACGCCCGGCTCCGGCAGGGAGGCGGGCTCGGCGACGCGATGCTCGCGGCTCGCGAGGCCGCGGCGGGTGACTCCGTGCTGGCCGCGACCGCCGCGTCGTTCACCGTGCTCGGGATCTGAGGGGCTGCTGCCGCGGGGTGGCGGCACATCGCACGTCGAGGGGTCTGTTGGGTGCGATCTGCCGCCACCCGGGGTGGCGGCACATCGCACGTGGAGGGGTCTCTCTGTTGCGATCTGCCGCCACCCACGGACGGACCGCGGCGAACGCAACCAGTGCCCTGAGCCCAATCAGGGAGGCGTGACCTTGACCGGGTCGGTCGCGTTCTCGCACTCCGCGAGCGTGCAGCGTACGGTCGCCGACTTCCGCGTGCCGTTCACCTCGAGCAGCACCGTGCCGGGGGACTCCCACTGCCAGCCGCTGATCCACCCCGTCGTCCAGGTGGCGAGCCGCGTCCCGCGGAGGGTGCGCAGCGTGATCCTGCCCGGGCCCACGCCATCGGTGAGGATGTGGAAGGTCAGCAGCTGCGTGCCGTCCGGCGAGATGGCGGCGACGCGCTCCTTGCAGGACCGCCACACCGTCGTGCCCGGGTCGCTCAACCGCACGAGACGCGTGCACCCGCCGATGTAGGGGTCGGTCGTGGAGGTGGCGAGCAGGTCGTGCTCGATGCTGACGGCGCCGGCGGCATCGCGCGTCACAGTCCCCACGCGGTCCGGCCCGACGCGCCAGAGCACGGTGCGTCGCAGCGTCTGCACCACAACCTTGCGGTCGTCGGCCGTGACGGCCTGGGGCCAGCCGTCGAAGACCCGGCTGCGGACCTCGGAGCCGTCGCTCGCCGACCGCACCGTCACCGCCGCCCTGCGGAAGCCGGACTCCGCCATCGTCACCAGCCGCGAGCCGTCCTCGCTGAGCAGCGCCCAGCGGGACTCGAAACCGACGAAGATCGTGCGCACGGACCCGTCGGGCTCGACCCGCACGATCCGGGCCCGTCGCTGCTCGCCGACCCGGTTGTTCGTCCAGGTCGCGGCGATCCAGGCGGCCCCCGACGCGCCGAGGACGTCCCCGTCGTTGCCCGGCAGCTCGATGCGGCGCTCCCCGTCGACGAAGAGGCCGTCCTCGATGTGGGGGACGGCGATGTCAGCGCCGCGGGCCAGCGCCTGCGGCTGCAGGTCGACGGTGGGCGCTGCCGCCCGAGCGGCGGGCAGGCCGACAGCGGCGCTGACGGCGACCGCGGCGACGGCGGTGGCGAGCACGGGCCGCATGGCGGCCGCGAGGACGGTGGTGGAGCGCGGCATGGTGGTTACCCCCGAAAAGGACATGGTGTCACCCGGGAGACGCCGACGGGGCCGTCGGGGTTGCCTCCGCCCACCCGGCAATCTGGTTCGCGGCCGCAACAGGCGCACCCCTATCGTTGCGCCCATGACTGGCCGCATCCTCCGCATGTCGACCCTGTTCGTGCGCACCCTGCGCGACGACCCCAACGACGCCGAGGTGCCGAGCCACAGGCTGCTCGTCCGCGCCGGCTACATCCGCCGTGCCGCACCCGGCATCTACACGTGGCTGCCGCTGGGGCTCCGCGTCCTCCGCAGGATCGAGGACGTCATCCGCGACGAGATGGACGAGATCGGCGCCCAGGAGCTGTCGTTCCCGGCGCTGCTGCCCAAGGAGCCCTACGAGGCGAGCGGGCGCTGGGCGGACTACGGCCCCAACATCTTCCGGCTGCAGGACCGCAAGGGCGCCGACTACCTGCTCGGACCCACGCACGAGGAGATGTTCACCCTCCTGGTGAAGGACCTCTACTCGTCCTACAAGGACCTGCCGCTCTCGATCTACCAGATCCAGACGAAGTACCGCGACGAGGCGCGTCCCCGTGCCGGGCTGCTGCGCGGCCGCGAGTTCATCATGAAGGACTCCTACTCCTTCGACATCGACGACGCCGGGCTCGAGGAGTCCTACCAGAAGCACCGCGACGCCTACATCCGGATCTTCGACCGGCTCGGCTTCGAGTACGTCATCGTCAAGGCGACCTCCGGCGCGATGGGCGGCTCGGCCAGCGAGGAGTTCCTCGCCAAGGCCTCCGTCGGTGAGGACACCTACGTCCGCTGCACCCTCTGCGACTACGCCGCCAACGTCGAGGCCGTCGCCGTGCCCGCGCCGCCCGCACTGCCGTACGACGACGCGCCCGCCGCGCACGCCGAGGACACCCCCGACACCCCGACCATCGGCACCCTCGTCGCCCACCTCAACGACGCCTACCCGCGCGACGACCGACCCTGGGCCGCCGGTGACACCCTCAAGAACGTCCTGGTCGTCCTCAAGCACCCCGACGGCACCCGCGAGCCGCTCGCGATCGGCGTGCCCGGTGACCGCGACGTCGACCAGAAGCGTCTCGAGGGCCAGCTCGAGCCGATCGAGGTCGAGGCGATGGACGAGGCCGAGATGGCCAAGCACCCCGCCCTGGTCAAGGGATACATCGGCCCCGAGGCGCTGGGGGAGGAGTCCAAGTCGGGCATCCGCTACCTCGTCGACCCCCGGGTCGTGGAGGGCACCCGCTGGGTCACCGGCGCCAACGTGCCGGGCTCCCACGTGCTCGACCTCGTCGTCGGCCGCGACTTCACGCCCGACGGCACGATCGAGGCGGCCGACGTGCGCGACGGCGACCCCTGCCCGAACTGTGACGCAGGCACGCTCGAGTCCGCCCGCGGCATCGAGATGGGCCACATCTTCCAGCTCGGCCGCAAGTACGCCGAGGCGCTCGGGCTGAAGGTGCTCGACGAGAACGGCAAGCTCGTCACCGTCACGATGGGCTCCTACGGCATCGGTCCGTCCCGCGCCGTGGCCGCGATCGCCGAGGGCACGCTGGACGACCTGGGCCTGTGCTGGCCGCGCGACGTCGCCCCCGCCGACGTCCACGTGGTGGCCGCAGGCAAGGACGAGGCGATCTTCTCCGCCGCCGAGGTGCTCGCCCAGGGCCTGAAGGGCGCCGGCGTCGAGGTGCTCCTCGACGACCGCGCCGGGAAGGTCAGCCCCGGCGTGAAGTTCAAGGACGCCGAGCTCATCGGCGTACCGACGATCGTCACCGTCGGCCGTGGCCTGGCCGACGGCAACGTCGAGGTCCGCGACCGCCGCACCGGCGAGCGCGAGGACGTCCCGGTCGCCTCCGCGGTCGCGCGCATCACCGAGATCGTCCGCAGCTAGGCGCCGCGTGGGCCGGTCGAGGAAGGACGAAGCGCCCTCACGCGACCTGGCTGCGTGGCGCGCCCACCTCTCCGCCATCCGCCCTGACGCCGACCCGTCCGAGGCGGACTGGTGGGACACCACCTGGGAGTCAGGGACGCCGGCAGCCGTCGGCTTCCTCATCCCGCGTGGCTTCGAGGCGTACGCCCGGGTGCTCCACCCGGCACGCGACCGGGAGGGGCGCGGCGTCAGGTGGGCCGCGGTGGCTGTGGAGAGCGGCACCACGCTCCACCCCGAGGCCCAGTGGCACCGCCTGGCCGGTGGTCGCGACCTGGACCCCCGCGGGGCAGGTCCGGACCCAGCGCGGTGGCCGGGCAACGAGCCCATGGTCGGGACGCTCGAGCGGCCACTGTTCGAGGCACTCGCCGACGTGCTGGCCTCGCACACCGCCACCCCGGACCCGACGTTCGTCGCGTTCTGGGTGGGCCATGGTCTGTGGCCGCGTTCCTGGGACGACGCACCGACGACCCACCGCCCAGCACGCGAGTCGTACGTGTTCGAGCGCCCGATCTCCGAGGTGGTGACACTGTGCGCCGAGGCGCCGGCCGTGGGGTACGCCCTCGGCACACCGACGGGCACGGCCATCGCCTTCGCCGAAGGCACGCCGTCGTGGATCCCGACGCCCGACGAGCAGTTCGAGTCGTTCGCGCCGCACCAGTGGCAGAGTCCCAGCGCCTGGTGGCCGGCGGACCACACGTGGGCGACGTCCAGCGACACCGACCTCGACTCCACCCTGGTCGGTGGAAGCCGCGCACTGGTCGACGACCTGCTGGCCGACGAGCGGCTCGAAGTGCTGCCGTGGCCGGTCGACGGCTCACTGTGGGCAGGCGCCGACATCGTCAACGCGTGATGGTGGAGTCCCGGGGTCACCCGGTGACCCCACGACTCCGCCATCTGCGCGGCGGCGACCGATAGGTTCGCGCACATGGCTCATGCGCGGATCGAGGCGGTCATCTTCGACTGGGGCGGCACCCTGACGCGCTGGCACGACGTGGACTTCCACGCCGAGTCGGTGGCGCTCGCCCAGGCCGTACGTCGCACGCCCTCGCCGGACGACGACCACCACGCCCACGCCGAGCGCCTGCACCGCGCCGGCGACGTCATCTGGGGGCGCAGCCGCGACCACCAGCAGAGCGCCACCATCGCCGACCTCTTCACCGAGGCAGGGCTCGACCACGACCCCGACCTGCTCGCGGCCTACTACGAGTTCTGGGAGCCGCACACGCTCACCGACCCCGAGGTGCGGCCGATGTGGGAGGAGCTGCGCTCGGCAGGGGTCAAGGTCGGCGTGCTGTCCAACACCATCTGGCCGCGGGAGTGGCACGTCGGCTTCTTCGAGCGCGACGGGGTGTACGACCTCGTGGACGGCGACGTCTACACCAGCGAGGTCCCCTGGACGAAGCCCTCCCCGCTCGCGTTCGGGGCGGCGATGGACGCCGTGGGCGTGAGCGATCCGGCTGCGTGCGTCTACGTGGGGGACCGGCTCTTCGACGACGTGTGGGGCGCCCACAACGCGGGGATGCGGGCGATCCACGTCCCGCTGTCGTCGATCCCCGCCAACCAGGTCGGCCACACCGAGGGCGAGCCGGACGCCACAATCACGTCCCTGCGCGAGGTCCCGGACGTCGTACGCCGGCTCGACGCCTCCTGAGGAGGAGGCCGCCGCGACTCCTGAGCGTGGCACTTCTGCAACTTCGTGCGTTGCAGGAACATGCAAGTGGATCCGGCTTTCGCTTCTGGTGGATCGAATGCATGATTGTGCATGTCGCTCCACCACCCCCACAGGTTGGGCGACACAGGGTGATGCTGACCAACCCCACGAAGCGGTCCGCGTCCTCGGCTTTTGGGAGAGATCTCGGGACTTTCCCAAAGGCTGAGGCCGCGGGCCGCTTTCCCTGTGTCGGGGCACGGAGCGCCCGGCCGCAGGGGCCGGTCAGGCCCGGTCGAGCTCGGGAGCTCCCGGCCACGTCTCGGCGGTCCCGCCGAGCTGGAGGCGCCACACCGCCGACCACGTCGCCTCGGTGAGCGCCCACTCGCGCACGGATCCCGTCGACTGCGCGACGAGCGCGAGCAGCCCCTCGACGCTCGCGGCCTCGAGGTCCGCCGCGGCACGCTCGAGCTGAGGCGGACGGAGCAGGGAGCCGTCGAGGTCGTACGCCACCTCGGCGGCGACGGGATCGCCGCCCGCGTCGCGCACCATGAGCTGCAGCTGGTCGCGACGTGCACGGTGGCGGCGGTAGCCGGACGTCAGGGTCTCGAAGAGCGCGGGCGCGGTGGCCTGCGACGTCCGCGCGCCGAGGACGCCGTAGGTGTAGAGCGCGGCGTGCTCGTCGGCGAGGGTCGCCTGCAGGGCGTCGAGGACGGTCACGACCCCTCCTGTCCGGCCGGGGGCTCGGCGAGCGCCGCTCCGTGCTGTGCCGTGGACGCGGCCATGCTGGCCAGCACCCGGGCGAGGTCGCCGCTCGCCGCGTCGACGGACCCGCGGCGCACCTCGCGCAGCAGCCGCTGCTCCGAGCGGCGCACCGCCGTCAACGCCCCGGCTCGATCGGCAGGGACGAGGGGTGGTGGCGGGGTCGGGACGTCCGCGTCGGCGACCGCCCCCTCGAGCACCTGCAGGTGAGCGGCGTGCGCGGTCGCCACCGGCTCCAGGAGGGGCGTCAGGTCGGGGACCGAGAGCGTCGCGGCCTCCACCACCGACCGGGCGCGGACCAGTGCCGCGACGACGGCTGTCACGAGCTCGGAGTCCTCGGGCGGGGGCGGCGCCGCGTCGGCGGACCCGTCGTCGCGAGACGGCGGATCGATGTCGCAGGCGGTCACCACCAGGGGAGCGACGAGTGCCGCGCCCACCGCCGTACGACGGGTCAGCGAGCGTCCGGGCACCCCCGAACCCTAGCCGCCCCATGGCCCGGTCCGGACCGGCCACGGGTGTTTGTCGCCGCTCGGGTCGGGACGGCTATCGTGGTCCCCGGACAACTACACAAGGAGGTCGCAACCCGATGAGCACCCCCAAGCAGGACGCCACCCGGGACCGCATAGAGGCGGAGCTGGTCGACCCCTTGCGAGCGATGGACCTCGATGTCGAGGCCGTCGAGGTCACCCCCGCGGGGAAGCGCCGCGTCCTCCGCGTCGCCGTCGACAAGGACGGCGGGGTCACCCTCGACGATGTCGCCGACGCAACGCGCGAGGTGTCGCGGGTGCTCGACGAGTCCGACGTGATGGGGGAGATGCCCTACACGCTGGAGGTCACCTCGCGCGGCGTCGACCGTCCGCTGACGCTGCCGCGCCACTGGCGCCGCAACGAGGACCGCCTCGTCAAGGCCACCCTCGCCGACGGGTCGAGCCTGACCGGCCGCATCCTGACGTCGTCGGAGGAGTCGGCGACCATCGACGTGTCCGGGGAGCAGCTCGAGGTCGCCTACGCCGACGTGGCCAAGGCGCTCGTGCAGATCGAGTTCAACCGCAAGACCGAGAAGCCCGAGAAGAAGGACGACTGA is part of the Nocardioides cavernae genome and harbors:
- a CDS encoding proline--tRNA ligase, which codes for MTGRILRMSTLFVRTLRDDPNDAEVPSHRLLVRAGYIRRAAPGIYTWLPLGLRVLRRIEDVIRDEMDEIGAQELSFPALLPKEPYEASGRWADYGPNIFRLQDRKGADYLLGPTHEEMFTLLVKDLYSSYKDLPLSIYQIQTKYRDEARPRAGLLRGREFIMKDSYSFDIDDAGLEESYQKHRDAYIRIFDRLGFEYVIVKATSGAMGGSASEEFLAKASVGEDTYVRCTLCDYAANVEAVAVPAPPALPYDDAPAAHAEDTPDTPTIGTLVAHLNDAYPRDDRPWAAGDTLKNVLVVLKHPDGTREPLAIGVPGDRDVDQKRLEGQLEPIEVEAMDEAEMAKHPALVKGYIGPEALGEESKSGIRYLVDPRVVEGTRWVTGANVPGSHVLDLVVGRDFTPDGTIEAADVRDGDPCPNCDAGTLESARGIEMGHIFQLGRKYAEALGLKVLDENGKLVTVTMGSYGIGPSRAVAAIAEGTLDDLGLCWPRDVAPADVHVVAAGKDEAIFSAAEVLAQGLKGAGVEVLLDDRAGKVSPGVKFKDAELIGVPTIVTVGRGLADGNVEVRDRRTGEREDVPVASAVARITEIVRS
- a CDS encoding HAD family hydrolase, which codes for MAHARIEAVIFDWGGTLTRWHDVDFHAESVALAQAVRRTPSPDDDHHAHAERLHRAGDVIWGRSRDHQQSATIADLFTEAGLDHDPDLLAAYYEFWEPHTLTDPEVRPMWEELRSAGVKVGVLSNTIWPREWHVGFFERDGVYDLVDGDVYTSEVPWTKPSPLAFGAAMDAVGVSDPAACVYVGDRLFDDVWGAHNAGMRAIHVPLSSIPANQVGHTEGEPDATITSLREVPDVVRRLDAS
- a CDS encoding ferritin-like domain-containing protein, yielding MTVLDALQATLADEHAALYTYGVLGARTSQATAPALFETLTSGYRRHRARRDQLQLMVRDAGGDPVAAEVAYDLDGSLLRPPQLERAAADLEAASVEGLLALVAQSTGSVREWALTEATWSAVWRLQLGGTAETWPGAPELDRA
- the rimP gene encoding ribosome maturation factor RimP, which encodes MSTPKQDATRDRIEAELVDPLRAMDLDVEAVEVTPAGKRRVLRVAVDKDGGVTLDDVADATREVSRVLDESDVMGEMPYTLEVTSRGVDRPLTLPRHWRRNEDRLVKATLADGSSLTGRILTSSEESATIDVSGEQLEVAYADVAKALVQIEFNRKTEKPEKKDD